The window CTCATGGTCTGTTCCTCCCCCGCCGAGGGCAGCCGCCCCGGGCCCCGGTCGAAGCAGGCTCCGGCCCGGGCAGGGCCGTCGGCAACCCCCTCGACTTTGCCGATACGTTGGAGTCGGGCAGTCGAACGCGGCACCGCCCCCGCAGGGCATCATGGCCTGATTCCCCCGGCATGATGTTGCCCGGCGGTCCGCACGCAGGCCGCGATGTGATGCCCGGCGAGCCGAAAGAGAGACATGATCAGGACATTCATGCAGGTCAGAGGGCCTGCAGGAAGCGCGGTGTGACGCGATGCATATTGTCATCATGGGGTGCGGGCGAGTGGGCTCCGCCCTCGCCCAGAACCTGGAGCAACAGGGCCACACGGTCGCCGTGGTCGACCAGGACCCCACCGCCTTCCGCCGCCTGGGGTCCTCCTTCGGCGGCCGCCGGGTCACCGGGGTCGGCTTCGACCAGGACACCCTGCGGGAGGCCGGCATCGAGGAGGCCGGCGCTTTCGCCGCCGTCTCCAGCGGTGACAACTCCAACATCATCGCCGCACGCGTGGCCCGCGAGATGTTCGGCATCGAGAACGTCGCCGCCCGCATCTACGACCCCCGCCGCGCGGAGGTCTACCAGCGCCTGGGCATCCCGACCGTCGCGACGGTCCGCTGGACGGCCGACCAGATGCTGCGCCGGCTGCTGCCCTCCGGCGCCGAGCCGCTGTGGCGCGACCCCACGGGCGGCGTCCAGCTCGCCGAGGTGCACGCCTCCACCGCCTGGGTCGGCCACAAGATCAGCCGGCTCCAGGAGGAGACGGGTGTGCGCGTGGCGTTTCTGACCCGGCTCGGCGAGGCGGTCCTGCCCACCTCGCAGACGGTGTTGCAGGAGGGCGACCTGGTGCACGTGATGATGCGCACCGACGAGGTCGACACGGTCGAGGCGGCGTTCGCCAAGGGTCCTGAAGAGGAGGGCGGTCACTGATGAGGGTCGCCATTGCCGGAGCCGGCGCGGTCGGCCGCTCGATCGCGGGCGAGCTGCTGGAGAACGGCCACGAGGTCCTGCTCATCGACAAGGCGCCGACGGCCATCTCGGTCGAACGCGTCCCGCAGGCCGAGTGGCTGCTCGCCGACGCCTGCGAGATCACCTCCCTGGACGAGGCAGCGCTCCAGCGCTGCAACGTCGTCATCGCCGCGACCGGCGACGACAAGGTGAACCTGGTCGTCTCGCTCCTCGCCAAGACGGAGTACGGCGTTCCGCGGGTGGTCGCGCGGGTGAACAACCCGAAGAACGAGTGGCTCTTCAACGAGTCCTGGGGCGTGGACGTCGCCGTCTCCACGCCGCGTCTGATGTCCGCCCTGGTCGAGGAGGCGGTGAGCGTCGGCGACCTGGTCCGTCTGCTCCGCTTCAGCCACGGCGACGCCAACCTGGTCGAGCTGACCCTGCCGGAGGAGTCGGCCCTGGCCGGCACGCAGGTCGGCGACGTGGAGTGGCCCGAGGACACGTCCCTGGTGACGATCATCCGCGGCACCCGCGTCCTCACCCCCTCCCGGGAGGACTCCCTGGAGGCGGGCGACGAACTCCTCTTCGTGGCCGCGCAGGCGCGTGAGGAGCAGCTGGAGGACCTGCTGTCGGTGCGCAAGGACAGCGCGAAGAGCTGAGGCGGTGCCTTTCGGGGCAAGCAGGAGGGGGCGCCCTGGACTTCCAGGACGCCCCCTCCCCCGGTTCTCGAGGTCTCGAGGTCAGCTCTCGGAGTTCACTGCTCGGCGGACCGGGCAGCGGCTTCCCTCTCCCTCTCCCGCTCCCTCTCCTCGGCGGCCTTCTCCTCCGCCTCCATCTCCGCGAACACATCGATCGGCGCGGGCGCCTTCGCCAGGAACACCCAGGTCAGCCAGACGGCGAGCAGGAACGGCGGGATCTTCAGGGCGATCAGGACCCAGCCGAGCTGCGTGGTGTCGGCCCACCAGTACAGCGGGAAGAGGATCGCGCACTTGGCGAGCAGGATCGCGCCCCACGCGTAACTGGCCTTGGCGTAGGCCTTCTTGCGGCCGGGGTTACGCGTGCGCCAGGAGAGGTTCTCCTTGAAGACCGGGCCGAGGATCAGCCCGATCAGCGGGACACCGCACAGCGTGGTGACGATGTACGCGAGTCCGAGGCCCAGCGTGTAGAGCATGCCCGGCAGGTAGAAGTCCTTGGCGTTGCCGGTCATCATCGCGAAGACGACACCGAAGGCGACGCCGAAGACACCGCTGAAGGCGTGCTTGACGGTGTCCTTCATCACCAGCCGGACCACGACCAGCACCAGCGACACGGCCAGGGCCGCGATCGCCGACAGATGCAGATCCTTGTTGATCGTGTAGATGCTGACGAAGAGCAGGCCGGGCAGCACCGTCTCGACCATGCCCCGGACGCCGCCGAACGCCTCGAACAGGGCGGCCTCGGTCACCGCCCGGTTGTCGTCCGCAGATGTCTCTTCGGTCGGCTTGTCGAGCGACGTCACCGGCTACTCCCGTCCGAGGGGTCTCAGTTCGTACTTGGGATTGAACAGCACCCGGCGGCCCCGGCTCATGGAGACGCGGCCCGATGCGATCAGCCTGCGCCCCGGTTCTATGCCCACGATGGAGCGCCTGCCGAGCCACACCACGTCCAGCGCGGCGGAGCCGTCGAACAGCTCGGCCTCCAGGGCCGGGACTCCCGCGCGCGGCCGCAGGGTGACCGTGCGCAAGGTACCAGTAACCGTCACTATCTGCCGGTCCTGACAGTCTCCGATCCGGATACAGCCCGCCGTCTCGGTGTCCTCCCGCAGCTCCTCGGACTCCAGGTCCTCCTGCGACGAGGAGAGCCGGTCGAGCATGCGCCGGAACCGGCCCGCCGGCTTCTGCGAACGAGGAACAGCACTCATGACTAGAGCGTACCGGGGCCCGCTGACAGCTACGTAGCCCTGTGGCACAGGCCCTACTTCTCGAAGCGGTACCCCATCCCCGGCTCGGTGATGAAGTGCTTCGGATGCGACGGGTCCGCCTCCAGCTTCCGCCTCAGCTGTGCCATGTACACGCGCAGATAGTTCGTCTCCGTCCCGTACGACGGCCCCCACACCTCCTGGAGCAGCTGCTTCTGCCCGACCAGGCGGCCGCTGTGGCGCACCAGGACCTCCAGCAGATGCCATTCCGTGGGGGTCAGACGTACGTCCTTCCCGGCGCGGTTGACCTTCTTCGCGGCCAGGTCGACGGTGAACTCGTCGGTCTCCACGATCACGTCGTCCTCACCTCCTCCGGCCGGCTCGGCCCGGCGTACGGCGGCCCGCAGCCGGGCCAGCAGCTCGTCCATGCCGAACGGCTTGGTGACGTAGTCGTCGGCCCCCGCGTCCAGCGCCTCGACCTTCTCGTCGGAGGAGTGCCGGGCGGAGAGCACCAGGATCGGCACCCGTGTCCAGCCGCGCAGCCCCCTGATCACCTCGACGCCGTCCATGTCGGGCAGCCCGAGGTCGAGGACGACCACGTCGGGGTGGCGGGCGGCGGCGAGCTGGAGGGCGGTGGCGCCGTCATGGGCCGCGTCGACCTCGTACTTGCGTGCCTTGAGGTTGATCACGAGAGCGCGCACGATCTGGGGCTCGTCGTCGACCACCAGGACGCGGGTCATGAGACCTGCCTTTCGGGTTCTGCCGCGTGCAGCGGCTCCGGGCGGGTTCCCGCCGCGCGGAGGGTGAGGACCATGGTGAGGCCGCCGCCGGGCGTGTCCTCGGCGTTCAGGGTGCCGCTCATGGCCTCGGCGAAGCCTCGCGCCACCGCGAGCCCCAGGCCCACGCCTGCGCCGCGGGGGGCGTCGCCGTAGCGCTGGAAGGGTTCGAATATGCGGTCCTTGGCCGCGTCGGGGACGCCCGGCCCCCGGTCGACCACCCGCACCTCCACCCGGTCGGCGAGCGCGCTGGCGGCGACCAGCACGGGCGAGCCGGGCGGACTGTACTTGACGGCGTTCTCGACCAGGTTGGCCATCGCCCGCTCCAGCAGCCCCGGGTCCACGGCGACCATCGGCAGGGTCTCGGGGACGTCCAGGTCGGCGCTGCCCTCGGGCACCCCGCCGAGCGCCATGGGCACCACCTCGTCGAGGTCGATCTCGCGGATCAGGGGGGTGACCGTGCCGGTCTGGAGGCGGGACATGTCGAGCAGGTTGCCGACGAGGTGGTCGAGGCGGTCCGCGCCCTCCTCGATGCCCTCCAGCAGTTCCGCCTGGTCCTCGTCGGACCACTCGACGTCCTCGGAGCGCAGGGAGGTCACGGCCGCCTTGATCCCGGCGAGCGGGGTGCGCAGATCGTGGCTGACGGCGGCCAGCAGCGCCGTACGGATGCGGTTGCCCTCCGCGAGCGCGCGGGCCCGGTCGGCCTCCTCCTGGAGCCGGCGGCGGTCCAGTACGACGGCGGCCTGGGCGGCGAAGGCGGCCAGCACCCGGCGGTCCTCGGCGGGCAGGACGCGGCCGGTGAGCGCGAGGGCCATATGGTCCCCGACCGGCATGTCCACGTCCGCCTGCTCGGGCCGCTCCACGGGATGCCCCTGCCCGACGCGGCCCGCGCAGGTCCACGGCTCGACGTCGCTCGCCCGCTCCAGCAGGGCCGCCGACTCCATCCCGAAGGTCTCCCGGACGCGTTCCAGCAGCTCCTCCAGGCCGGTCTCACCGCGCAGCACGTTGCCCGCGAGGAAGGACAGGATCTCCGACTCGGCCCGCAGCCTGGCCGCCTGGTGGGTGCGGCGGGCGGCCAGGTCGACCACGGAGGCCACCGCCACGCCGACGGCCACGAAGATGACGATGGCGACGATGTTCTTCGGGTCGGCGATGGTCCACCGGTGCAGCGGCGGTGTGTAGAAGTAGTTCAGCAGCAGGGATCCCACCGCGGCCGAGGCCAGCGCGGGGAGCAGCCCGCCGAGCAGGGCCGCCGCGACCGTCAGCGCCAGGAACAGCAGCATGTCGTTGGCGAGGCCGAGATCGACGGTGTTGAGCAGCGCCGCCAGGGCCGGCGGTCCGGCGACGCCGACGATCCAGCCCCATACGCGCCGGGAGCGCCCGAGGCGCGCGTCCCGGGCCACGGGAAGGCCGCGGCCCTTGGCGACCTCGTCGTGGGTGACGATGTGCACGTCGAGGTCGGGCCCGGACTCCCGGGCGACCGTCGCGCCGACACCGGGCCCGAAGACGTACTGCCAGGTCTTGCGGCGCGAGGAGCCCAGCACGATCTGGGTGGCGTTCACACCGCGGGCGAAGTCGAGGAGGGCGGCCGGTATGTCGTCGCCCACGACGTGGTGGAAGGTACCGCCGAGGTCCTCGGCCAGGGTCCGCTGCATCGCCAGTTCCTTGGGCGAGGCCGAGGTCAGCCCGTCGCTGCGGGCTATGTAGACGGCCAGCACCTCGCCGCCGGCGCCCTTCTCGGCCAGCCGCGCGGCACGGCGGATCAGCGTCCGGCCCTCCGGGCCTCCGGTCAGGCCGACCACGATCCGCTCGCGCGAGCCCCAGATCCTCGAGACCCGGTGCTCGCTGCGGTACTGCGTGAGATAGGCGTCGACCCGGTCGGCCACCCA of the Streptomyces koelreuteriae genome contains:
- a CDS encoding DUF3159 domain-containing protein, which translates into the protein MTSLDKPTEETSADDNRAVTEAALFEAFGGVRGMVETVLPGLLFVSIYTINKDLHLSAIAALAVSLVLVVVRLVMKDTVKHAFSGVFGVAFGVVFAMMTGNAKDFYLPGMLYTLGLGLAYIVTTLCGVPLIGLILGPVFKENLSWRTRNPGRKKAYAKASYAWGAILLAKCAILFPLYWWADTTQLGWVLIALKIPPFLLAVWLTWVFLAKAPAPIDVFAEMEAEEKAAEEREREREREAAARSAEQ
- a CDS encoding sensor histidine kinase, producing MARGKFRIYLGAAPGVGKTYAMLSEAHRRVERGTDCVVAFVEHYDRPRTEVMLHGLEQVSRKQLEYRGGVFPEMDLDAVLRRAPAVALVDELAHTNVPGSRNAKRWQDVEELLAAGIDVISTVNIQHLESLGDVVESITGVRQQETVPDEVVRRADQIELVDMSPEALRRRMAHGNIYKPDKVDAALSNYFRPGNLTALRELALLWVADRVDAYLTQYRSEHRVSRIWGSRERIVVGLTGGPEGRTLIRRAARLAEKGAGGEVLAVYIARSDGLTSASPKELAMQRTLAEDLGGTFHHVVGDDIPAALLDFARGVNATQIVLGSSRRKTWQYVFGPGVGATVARESGPDLDVHIVTHDEVAKGRGLPVARDARLGRSRRVWGWIVGVAGPPALAALLNTVDLGLANDMLLFLALTVAAALLGGLLPALASAAVGSLLLNYFYTPPLHRWTIADPKNIVAIVIFVAVGVAVASVVDLAARRTHQAARLRAESEILSFLAGNVLRGETGLEELLERVRETFGMESAALLERASDVEPWTCAGRVGQGHPVERPEQADVDMPVGDHMALALTGRVLPAEDRRVLAAFAAQAAVVLDRRRLQEEADRARALAEGNRIRTALLAAVSHDLRTPLAGIKAAVTSLRSEDVEWSDEDQAELLEGIEEGADRLDHLVGNLLDMSRLQTGTVTPLIREIDLDEVVPMALGGVPEGSADLDVPETLPMVAVDPGLLERAMANLVENAVKYSPPGSPVLVAASALADRVEVRVVDRGPGVPDAAKDRIFEPFQRYGDAPRGAGVGLGLAVARGFAEAMSGTLNAEDTPGGGLTMVLTLRAAGTRPEPLHAAEPERQVS
- a CDS encoding potassium channel family protein — translated: MRVAIAGAGAVGRSIAGELLENGHEVLLIDKAPTAISVERVPQAEWLLADACEITSLDEAALQRCNVVIAATGDDKVNLVVSLLAKTEYGVPRVVARVNNPKNEWLFNESWGVDVAVSTPRLMSALVEEAVSVGDLVRLLRFSHGDANLVELTLPEESALAGTQVGDVEWPEDTSLVTIIRGTRVLTPSREDSLEAGDELLFVAAQAREEQLEDLLSVRKDSAKS
- a CDS encoding response regulator, coding for MTRVLVVDDEPQIVRALVINLKARKYEVDAAHDGATALQLAAARHPDVVVLDLGLPDMDGVEVIRGLRGWTRVPILVLSARHSSDEKVEALDAGADDYVTKPFGMDELLARLRAAVRRAEPAGGGEDDVIVETDEFTVDLAAKKVNRAGKDVRLTPTEWHLLEVLVRHSGRLVGQKQLLQEVWGPSYGTETNYLRVYMAQLRRKLEADPSHPKHFITEPGMGYRFEK
- a CDS encoding potassium channel family protein, encoding MHIVIMGCGRVGSALAQNLEQQGHTVAVVDQDPTAFRRLGSSFGGRRVTGVGFDQDTLREAGIEEAGAFAAVSSGDNSNIIAARVAREMFGIENVAARIYDPRRAEVYQRLGIPTVATVRWTADQMLRRLLPSGAEPLWRDPTGGVQLAEVHASTAWVGHKISRLQEETGVRVAFLTRLGEAVLPTSQTVLQEGDLVHVMMRTDEVDTVEAAFAKGPEEEGGH
- a CDS encoding OB-fold nucleic acid binding domain-containing protein; protein product: MSAVPRSQKPAGRFRRMLDRLSSSQEDLESEELREDTETAGCIRIGDCQDRQIVTVTGTLRTVTLRPRAGVPALEAELFDGSAALDVVWLGRRSIVGIEPGRRLIASGRVSMSRGRRVLFNPKYELRPLGRE